Proteins co-encoded in one Xiphophorus hellerii strain 12219 chromosome 10, Xiphophorus_hellerii-4.1, whole genome shotgun sequence genomic window:
- the irf3 gene encoding interferon regulatory factor 3 isoform X1, which produces MAHSKPLLIPWLKSSIDSKRYPGVHWTNPEQTEFCIPWKHALRQDSSNEDVLIFKAWAEASGNGPAQGDPSVWKRNFRSALRAKGFKMVSDNKNDAANPHKVYRWPEESASGARIPNSSGSQKQEDANVLNGYNPQGSGVVPFFNVPIYNPEDILIPAERPGSQDILQECLRGLNIGPGAEGTTGFQPPTEQQQLQNQLVIGAHPLPGQQQDPVMFEGAARETGLPEQPARPAGGVTAEGAGDGQQAAQFLETVNQTRDGDHFKTDFRVTVFYRGVKVSEQEVPNEAGLCLVYRPDLNDAVLDPETGLSIVSLPRPEGILDQTQASLTQRILDNLGSLDVGMSQHVIYGQRRGEVKAYWSFSKFDSSRQPHEISKLNPEPLYQVKDFIRGLMDFFDGKESPPSSMFFCLGEKWPDPENKPWEKKLIMVEVVPTSMELLKNAAVECGASSLRSVELQMSLEEMMDLY; this is translated from the exons ATGGCTCACTCAAAACCACTGCTGATTCCATGGCTCAAGTCCAGCATCGACAGTAAGAGGTATCCAGGTGTCCATTGGACCAACCCTGAGCAAACCGAGTTCTGCATCCCATGGAAGCACGCGCTGAGACAGGACTCCTCCAATGAGGATGTTCTCATCTTTAAG GCCTGGGCGGAGGCGAGCGGGAACGGCCCGGCTCAGGGAGACCCCTCAGTCTGGAAGAGGAACTTCCGCAGCGCCTTGAGAGCGAAGGGCTTCAAAATGGTGTCCGACAACAAGAACGATGCCGCCAACCCACATAAGGTCTACCGCTGGCCGGAGGAGTCGGCGTCAGGAG CCCGAATCCCGAATTCGTCCGGATCCCAGAAGCAAGAAGACGCCAATGTTCTGAATGGCTATAATCCCCAGGGG AGCGGGGTTGTGCCATTCTTTAATGTACCTATTTATAATCCAGAGGACATTCTGATCCCAG CAGAACGCCCAGGCAGCCAGGACATCCTCCAGGAGTGTCTGAGAGGACTGAATATTGGCCCTGGAGCAG AGGGCACCACAGGCTTTCAGCCTCCTACtgagcaacagcagctgcagaatcAGCTCGTGATTGGTGCGCACCCGTTGCCCGGGCAACAGCAGGATCCAGTGATGTTTGAGGGTGCAGCCCGTGAAACTGGGTTGCCAGAGCAACCGGCACGTCCAGCGGGGGGGGTGACGGCGGAGGGGGCGGGCGACGGGCAGCAGGCAGCGCAGTTCCTAGAAACGGTGAACCAGACCAGAGATGGAGATCATTTCA AGACCGATTTCCGGGTGACTGTGTTCTACAGAGGGGTGAAGGTGTCTGAGCAGGAGGTTCCCAATGAAGCTGGACTCTGCTTAGTTTACAG GCCTGATCTAAACGATGCAGTTTTGGATCCTGAGACGGGCCTCTCCATCGTCTCTCTGCCGCGCCCGGAAGGCATCCTGGATCAAACCCAGGCCTCTCTGACCCAAAGGATCCTGGACAACCTGGGCAGCCTGGACGTGGGCATGTCGCAGCACGTGATCTACGGCCAGCGGCGCGGCGAGGTCAAAGCCTACTGGAGTTTCTCCAAGTTTGACAGCAGCAGACAGCCGCACGAGATTTCTAAACTGAATCCTGAGCCTCTTTACCAGGTGAAGGACTTCATCCGAG GATTAATGGACTTTTTTGATGGGAAAGAATCCCCACCATCCTCCATGTTCTTCTGTCTCGGGGAAAAGTGGCCTGACCCAGAAAACAAGCCTTGGGAGAAAAAACTCATCATGGTGGAG GTGGTTCCGACTTCAATGGAGCTTCTGAAGAACGCGGCTGTTGAGTGTGGCGCCTCCTCCCTGCGGTCTGTGGAACTGCAGATGTCACTCGAGGAAATGATGGATCTTTACTGA
- the irf3 gene encoding interferon regulatory factor 3 isoform X2 produces the protein MAHSKPLLIPWLKSSIDSKRYPGVHWTNPEQTEFCIPWKHALRQDSSNEDVLIFKAWAEASGNGPAQGDPSVWKRNFRSALRAKGFKMVSDNKNDAANPHKVYRWPEESASGARIPNSSGSQKQEDANVLNGYNPQGSGVVPFFNVPIYNPEDILIPERPGSQDILQECLRGLNIGPGAEGTTGFQPPTEQQQLQNQLVIGAHPLPGQQQDPVMFEGAARETGLPEQPARPAGGVTAEGAGDGQQAAQFLETVNQTRDGDHFKTDFRVTVFYRGVKVSEQEVPNEAGLCLVYRPDLNDAVLDPETGLSIVSLPRPEGILDQTQASLTQRILDNLGSLDVGMSQHVIYGQRRGEVKAYWSFSKFDSSRQPHEISKLNPEPLYQVKDFIRGLMDFFDGKESPPSSMFFCLGEKWPDPENKPWEKKLIMVEVVPTSMELLKNAAVECGASSLRSVELQMSLEEMMDLY, from the exons ATGGCTCACTCAAAACCACTGCTGATTCCATGGCTCAAGTCCAGCATCGACAGTAAGAGGTATCCAGGTGTCCATTGGACCAACCCTGAGCAAACCGAGTTCTGCATCCCATGGAAGCACGCGCTGAGACAGGACTCCTCCAATGAGGATGTTCTCATCTTTAAG GCCTGGGCGGAGGCGAGCGGGAACGGCCCGGCTCAGGGAGACCCCTCAGTCTGGAAGAGGAACTTCCGCAGCGCCTTGAGAGCGAAGGGCTTCAAAATGGTGTCCGACAACAAGAACGATGCCGCCAACCCACATAAGGTCTACCGCTGGCCGGAGGAGTCGGCGTCAGGAG CCCGAATCCCGAATTCGTCCGGATCCCAGAAGCAAGAAGACGCCAATGTTCTGAATGGCTATAATCCCCAGGGG AGCGGGGTTGTGCCATTCTTTAATGTACCTATTTATAATCCAGAGGACATTCTGATCCCAG AACGCCCAGGCAGCCAGGACATCCTCCAGGAGTGTCTGAGAGGACTGAATATTGGCCCTGGAGCAG AGGGCACCACAGGCTTTCAGCCTCCTACtgagcaacagcagctgcagaatcAGCTCGTGATTGGTGCGCACCCGTTGCCCGGGCAACAGCAGGATCCAGTGATGTTTGAGGGTGCAGCCCGTGAAACTGGGTTGCCAGAGCAACCGGCACGTCCAGCGGGGGGGGTGACGGCGGAGGGGGCGGGCGACGGGCAGCAGGCAGCGCAGTTCCTAGAAACGGTGAACCAGACCAGAGATGGAGATCATTTCA AGACCGATTTCCGGGTGACTGTGTTCTACAGAGGGGTGAAGGTGTCTGAGCAGGAGGTTCCCAATGAAGCTGGACTCTGCTTAGTTTACAG GCCTGATCTAAACGATGCAGTTTTGGATCCTGAGACGGGCCTCTCCATCGTCTCTCTGCCGCGCCCGGAAGGCATCCTGGATCAAACCCAGGCCTCTCTGACCCAAAGGATCCTGGACAACCTGGGCAGCCTGGACGTGGGCATGTCGCAGCACGTGATCTACGGCCAGCGGCGCGGCGAGGTCAAAGCCTACTGGAGTTTCTCCAAGTTTGACAGCAGCAGACAGCCGCACGAGATTTCTAAACTGAATCCTGAGCCTCTTTACCAGGTGAAGGACTTCATCCGAG GATTAATGGACTTTTTTGATGGGAAAGAATCCCCACCATCCTCCATGTTCTTCTGTCTCGGGGAAAAGTGGCCTGACCCAGAAAACAAGCCTTGGGAGAAAAAACTCATCATGGTGGAG GTGGTTCCGACTTCAATGGAGCTTCTGAAGAACGCGGCTGTTGAGTGTGGCGCCTCCTCCCTGCGGTCTGTGGAACTGCAGATGTCACTCGAGGAAATGATGGATCTTTACTGA